Proteins from a genomic interval of Musa acuminata AAA Group cultivar baxijiao chromosome BXJ1-9, Cavendish_Baxijiao_AAA, whole genome shotgun sequence:
- the LOC103997603 gene encoding 5'-adenylylsulfate reductase-like 5 isoform X1, which yields MAGSSLRLLELHLLIAVASLTLPRSLAAVVPPLCPRSGIAFLDDLGCQCSRWIELSSPQEVSGEMLERELSNDQSAYYSVLFYASWCQFSSDIQPIFDALSYMFPQIKHLLVEESSVMPSVLSRNGIHSFPAIMLFNGTTRFRYRGSKDFTSLVHFYKRSTGLDPITYLEIHQSSSGNARAVIVQVESIWELITKESYLTFAILFICLKIIMCFFPLIYLRFKSFWVSHVWPVNLRILHESSLLLEKVLQVVDIKRMWSNIQLSNKTRNFQKGANNARVWASSLTRLNESSSSRLALKDS from the exons ATGGCCGGATCCTCTCTACGCCTCCTCGAGCTCCACCTCCTCATCGCCGTCGCTTCCCTCACCTTACCCCGATCCCTGGCAGCCGTCGTGCCGCCTCTCTGCCCTCGCTCGGGCATCGCCTTCCTCGACGACCTCGGATGTCAGTGCTCTCGTTGGATTGAGCTGTCTTCGCCTCAGGAG GTGAGTGGAGAGATGCTTGAAAGAGAGCTTTCTAATGATCAAAGTGCTTATTACTCTGTCCTCTTCTACGCATCATGGTGCCAATTCTCATCCGACATTCAGCCTATCTTTGATGCTCTTAGTTACATGTTTCCTCAAATAAAACATTTATTAGTTGAAGAATCGTCAGTCATGCCAAG TGTCCTCTCGAGAAATGGCATTCACAGTTTTCCAGCTATAATGCTGTTTAATGGGACAACAAGGTTTCGGTATCGTGGCTCAAAGGATTTTACTTCCCTGGTCCATTTCTACAAGAGAAGTACAG GTTTGGATCCAATAACATATCTGGAAATTCATCAGTCCAGTTCAGGAAATGCGAGGGCCGTCATAGTTCAGGTTGAGTCCATATGGGAGTTGATAACCAAGGAATCTTACTTAACATTTGCCATACTTTTCATCTGTCTGAAGATAATTATGTGCTTCTTTCCTTTGATCtaccttcgcttcaaatctttctGGGTCTCACATGTCTGGCCTGTGAACTTAAGGATCCTTCATGAATCAAGCCTGCTATTGGAGAAAGTACTGCAGGTAGTTGACATAAAAAGGATGTGGAGCAATATTCAACTCTCCAACAAGACAAGGAACTTTCAAAAAGGGGCAAATAATGCCCGGGTTTGGGCATCTTCCCTTACAAGACTGAACGAGTCATCTTCCTCAAGATTAGCCCTTAAGGACTCGTAG
- the LOC103997603 gene encoding 5'-adenylylsulfate reductase-like 5 isoform X2 yields the protein MDAVFFLVLVSGEMLERELSNDQSAYYSVLFYASWCQFSSDIQPIFDALSYMFPQIKHLLVEESSVMPSVLSRNGIHSFPAIMLFNGTTRFRYRGSKDFTSLVHFYKRSTGLDPITYLEIHQSSSGNARAVIVQVESIWELITKESYLTFAILFICLKIIMCFFPLIYLRFKSFWVSHVWPVNLRILHESSLLLEKVLQVVDIKRMWSNIQLSNKTRNFQKGANNARVWASSLTRLNESSSSRLALKDS from the exons GTGAGTGGAGAGATGCTTGAAAGAGAGCTTTCTAATGATCAAAGTGCTTATTACTCTGTCCTCTTCTACGCATCATGGTGCCAATTCTCATCCGACATTCAGCCTATCTTTGATGCTCTTAGTTACATGTTTCCTCAAATAAAACATTTATTAGTTGAAGAATCGTCAGTCATGCCAAG TGTCCTCTCGAGAAATGGCATTCACAGTTTTCCAGCTATAATGCTGTTTAATGGGACAACAAGGTTTCGGTATCGTGGCTCAAAGGATTTTACTTCCCTGGTCCATTTCTACAAGAGAAGTACAG GTTTGGATCCAATAACATATCTGGAAATTCATCAGTCCAGTTCAGGAAATGCGAGGGCCGTCATAGTTCAGGTTGAGTCCATATGGGAGTTGATAACCAAGGAATCTTACTTAACATTTGCCATACTTTTCATCTGTCTGAAGATAATTATGTGCTTCTTTCCTTTGATCtaccttcgcttcaaatctttctGGGTCTCACATGTCTGGCCTGTGAACTTAAGGATCCTTCATGAATCAAGCCTGCTATTGGAGAAAGTACTGCAGGTAGTTGACATAAAAAGGATGTGGAGCAATATTCAACTCTCCAACAAGACAAGGAACTTTCAAAAAGGGGCAAATAATGCCCGGGTTTGGGCATCTTCCCTTACAAGACTGAACGAGTCATCTTCCTCAAGATTAGCCCTTAAGGACTCGTAG